A genomic stretch from Penicillium digitatum chromosome 4, complete sequence includes:
- a CDS encoding Allergen Asp f 15 yields MKSSITFTSAFLATLSLVAAAPAPAPAPAPALAAAETVSVSYDASYDVGTSSLNTVACSDGVNGLVSRGYTDFASLPSFPNIGGAITIAGWNSPNCGKCYALHYSNGKIDKTINVIAVDAAPGGFNIGLQAMNALTNGLAEQLGRVDATYVEVEPSACGL; encoded by the coding sequence ATGAAATCCTCCATCACCTTCACCTCTGCCTTCCTGGCAACCCTCAGccttgttgctgctgctccGGCTCCGGCTCCGGCTCCGGCTCCAGCCCTGGCAGCGGCGGAAACAGTATCCGTCTCCTACGACGCAAGTTATGATGTTGGAACATCCTCCCTGAACACCGTCGCTTGCTCCGACGGCGTCAATGGCCTGGTCAGTCGAGGCTACACCGACTTCGCATCGCTGCCAAGCTTCCCAAACATTGGCGGTGCGATCACCATCGCAGGCTGGAACAGCCCTAACTGCGGCAAATGCTACGCGTTGCACTACTCGAACGGCAAGATTGACAAGACAATCAACGTCATAGCTGTCGACGCCGCTCCGGGTGGCTTCAACATTGGCTTGCAAGCCATGAACGCATTGACCAACGGTCTGGCGGAGCAGCTCGGTCGTGTTGACGCCACTTACGTTGAAGTGGAACCCAGCGCGTGCGGGCTGTGA
- a CDS encoding NADPH-adrenodoxin reductase Arh1, putative, with the protein MRVKQAFVGAQCTVQLNCRPLLQYREIFSQFTSQRFNSHVAQTDRRVRVAIVGSGPAGFYAAYRLLTKQKDAIVDMYEKLPVPFGLARYGVAPDHPEVKNCEDKFTEVAKSTRFNFVGNIDLGHDLPLAALKPHYDAIIFAYGATKDKELGIPGEEALHNVHSARAFVGWYNGLPEHRDLDPDLSGENAVIVGQGNVALDVARILLSDVATLQKTDIADYAVEKLSKSRIKRVRVVGRRGPLQASFTIKELREMLQLPGVSFDPIPEDIFPPEEVVSALPRAQKRLMQLLAKGSANDPLTAPKSWSLDFLLAPDSLHWSPDYPYHLSHVKFSRNELDPSDPHSPSTKVFPKHLSSGKRAQVNLPTSIFFRSVGYKSLPLPGLEDLGIDFDTRRGIIPNDGFGRIISFSSKGEPESLPGGSLISYLPGLYCAGWVKRGPTGVIASTMTDAFTTADTIVQDLTKRADSTSLLHAPDHSSGLGWDGVKIEAQRRGLRPTSWKDWQRIDAAEREGGQLRGKPRDKFGRVEEMLRVLD; encoded by the exons ATGCGTGTAAAGCAGGCCTTCGTAGGTGCTCAATGCACTGTGCAGCTCAATTGTCGGCCTCTTCTACAGTATCGGGAGATTTTTTCTCAATTTACATCCCAACGCTTCAACAGTCATGTTGCTCAAACCGATCGACGCGTCCGTGTGGCCATCGTGGGCTCCGGCCCAGCGGGATTCTATGCAGCCTATCGTCTTTTGACTAAACAGAAAGATGCAATAGTTGATATGTATGAGAAGCTACCTGTGCCATTCGGCTTGGCTAGGTACGGTGTTGCCCCGGACCATCCCGAAGTCAAG AATTGTGAAGATAAGTTCACAGAGGTGGCTAAGTCCACGCGCTTCAATTTTGTCGGTAATATCGACCTCGGACATGATCTCCCGCTCGCTGCCCTCAAACCACACTACGATGCCATCATATTCGCCTACGGTGCCACCAAAGATAAGGAACTGGGGATCCCCGGAGAAGAAGCTCTGCATAACGTGCACTCAGCCCGTGCCTTTGTGGGGTGGTACAATGGTCTTCCAGAGCACAGAGATCTCGATCCAGACCTAAGCGGAGAGAACGCCGTTATTGTGGGACAAGGCAACGTTGCACTAGACGTTGCCCGGATTCTTCTTTCAGATGTCGCTACCCTCCAAAAGACGGACATCGCAGATTACGCTGTGGAAAAACTCTCCAAAAGTCGCATCAAGCGAGTACGAGTTGTTGGGCGCCGCGGACCCTTACAG GCTTCATTTACTATCAAAGAGCTCCGTGAAATGCTACAGCTACCAGGTGTATCCTTTGATCCCATTCCAGAAGATATCTTTCCGCCGGAAGAAGTGGTGTCGGCACTGCCCCGAGCGCAGAAGCGTCTAATGCAACTCTTGGCTAAAGGATCAGCCAATGATCCTCTGACAGCCCCAAAGTCTTGGTCTCTGGATTTCTTACTTGCGCCCGATTCTCTTCACTGGTCGCCTGATTACCCATACCATCTTTCCCATGTAAAGTTCTCTCGCAACGAGCTCGACCCATCCGACCCCCACAGCCCCAGCACCAAGGTGTTTCCAAAGCACTTATCGAGCGGAAAGCGTGCACAGGTCAATCTTCCAACTagcatcttcttccgcaGTGTGGGCTACAAATCCCTCCCTCTTCCAGGGCTAGAAGATCTTGGTATCGACTTCGATACGCGACGCGGTATCATCCCTAATGATGGATTTGGCCGCATAATAAGCTTTTCTAGCAAGGGCGAGCCTGAAAGTTTACCTGGTGGTTCTCTTATCTCCTACCTACCCGGTCTGTACTGTGCTGGCTGGGTGAAGCGAGGCCCGACGGGTGTAATTGCTTCGACGATGACCGATGCATTCACTACTGCAGACACCATTGTGCAAGATCTGACAAAACGTGCCGACTCAACGTCCTTGCTTCATGCACCCGATCACAGTAGCGGTCTAGGCTGGGACGGAGTGAAAATCGAGGCCCAGCGCCGTGGTCTACGTCCCACGTCGTGGAAAGACTGGCAGCGAATCGACGCAGCAGAGCGAGAGGGTGGCCAGCTCAGGGGCAAGCCTCGAGATAAATTTGGGCGTGTAGAAGAAATGTTGAGGGTGCTTGATTGA
- a CDS encoding Maintenance of telomere capping protein 6 — translation MSVQYDSTETLLNATWVAVLLSERDVAGQIPLNYVTNPAVSLSAACFGNRIYDLEDAAKCFSNLLAIGYRRFAVDLYWSVNRRTWSFCPVSVPVVSGVTVTSETSTTTATASSDSATVTGYADSHGHTLYELGSYKCTDGLDPYALAEVLVGYFRDTNSRLTVYTTYLVLNLHVAASDSTPDELASAISGDQLPSGTELAGSILGMALEDFIYSPAQLASDRSNLNQSWYKVEQGYLPITEYFTVHENKAGEQSTPDGWPSSKYIQLAKRDRVLIEYGSIDSQLVKCNLSTEENLVFPPGYLTSNVKISAATNGSVTSNCLYESGLTRVPQTYSSWAISSPLPVPDGLSTDETMGSLSNFLSSITACGLSPMLNTTLFDQTADQQVEYYRNVSLSSSWAWAVGQPHDAKYGGGDGDPKYDRCAVMDLTLNGRWRSTNCTEQRYGACRIGNSPFSWVLSDTAEHFSNLSNTCPPGSSFAVPRTGLENTHLYRHILSLPETKIDLSSTDPALREVFVDFNSIDVTSCWVSGGYKARCPYASDPQQLERKTVLVAAIAGIIVLLITALTFFVKCNANRRNSRRRRRVIEGWEYEGIPS, via the exons ATGTCTGTCCAATATGACTCCACGGAAACTCTGTTAAACGCTACATGGGTGGCTGTTCTGCTG AGCGAACGAGATGTGGCTGGTCAAATTCCACTTAACTATGTGACGAACCCGGCTGTGTCACTATCAGCTGCCTGCTTTGGAAACCGCATTTATGATCTAGAAGACGCTGCAAAATGTTTTTCTAACCTTCTCGCAATCGGGTACCGACGTTTCGCCGTTGATCTATATTGGTCGGTCAACCGTAGGACTTGGTCTTTCTGTCCGGTATCTGTTCCAGTTGTATCTGGAGTGACTGTGACCTCAGAGACATCCACAACCACGGCAACAGCTAGTTCGGACTCTGCGACTGTCACCGGTTATGCCGATTCCCATGGACACACTCTTTATGAACTAGGCTCATACAAGTGCACCGACGGCCTCGATCCCTACGCCTTGGCGGAAGTGCTTGTGGGTTATTTCCGAGATACAAACTCACGTTTGACGGTGTACACAACGTATCTCGTTCTCAATCTCCATGTCGCTGCAAGTGACTCCACGCCAGATGAGCTGGCTTCTGCCATATCAGGAGATCAACTGCCATCGGGAACTGAGCTAGCCGGCTCAATTCTTGGGATGGCTCTTGAGGACTTTATCTATAGCCCGGCTCAGCTTGCCTCGGACCGAAGCAATTTAAACCAGTCGTGGTATAAGGTCGAGCAGGGCTATTTGCCCATCACAGAGTACTTCACCGTCCATGAAAATAAAGCGGGTGAGCAGAGCACCCCAGATGGCTGGCCATCATCAAAGTATATTCAGCTCGCAAAACGTGACCGAGTGCTCATCGAATACGGCTCTATTGATTCCCAACTGGTGAAATGCAATCTGTCTACTGAAGAAAATTTGGTCTTTCCTCCTGGTTATCTGACTTCCAATGTGAAGATCTCCGCAGCCACCAACGGCAGTGTTACTTCAAACTGTCTGTATGAGTCTGGGCTCACACGCGTGCCCCAAACTTACTCATCATGGGCTATATCTAGCCCCCTCCCTGTCCCCGATGGTCTTTCCACAGATGAGACGATGGGCTCACTATCAAACTTTCTCTCTAGCATTACAGCTTGTGGTCTCTCGCCAATGCTCAACACCACCCTCTTCGATCAAACTGCAGACCAACAAGTTGAATATTACCGTAATGtctccctctcctcttcctgGGCTTGGGCCGTTGGCCAGCCACACGATGCAAAATATGGCGGTGGCGACGGTGATCCCAAGTATGATCGCTGTGCGGTCATGGACCTAACGCTGAACGGCCGCTGGCGATCCACGAACTGCACTGAACAGCGGTATGGCGCCTGTCGAATCGGCAATTCGCCTTTCTCTTGGGTCCTGTCAGACACGGCCGAACATTTCTCCAACTTGTCGAACACCTGTCCTCCAGGATCGAGCTTCGCTGTACCCCGCACTGGTCTCGAAAACACGCATCTCTACAGACATATTCTCTCTCTGCCAGAGACAAAAATCGACCTGAGTTCCACAGATCCCGCCCTTCGAGAGGTCTTTGTAGACTTTAACTCAATAGATGTTACATCCTGCTGGGTATCCGGTGGCTATAAGGCCAGGTGTCCTTATGCCTCCGATCCGCAGCAACTCGAGCGCAAAACTGTGCTTGTAGCCGCGATTGCGGGTATCATCGTTCTTCTTATCACAGCCCTGACTTTCTTTGTCAAGTGCAACGCCAACCGCCGAAATTCCCGGCGCAGAAGGCGTGTCATCGAAGGATGGGAATATGAAGGTATTCCCTCCTGA
- a CDS encoding Translocation protein Sec62, putative: MATPGQPSPEQMAAMQQQFAAEAAKRGLTPQQFAAMQREQLTADAAKLGLTTEQGFWPNNRVKQHQKDNKLRRPHPSSTNTQPHNRSL; encoded by the exons ATGGCCACTCCTGGCCAGCCCAGCCCTGAGCAGATGGCGGCCATGCAACAGCAGTTTGCCGCCGAAGCCGCCAAACGAGGGCTGACGCCCCAGCAATTCGCCGCAATGCAACGTGAACAACTAACTGCCGATGCTGCAAAGCTCGGTCTAACTACTGAACA AGGATTCTGGCCGAACAACAGGGTCAAGCAGCACCAGAAGGACAACAAGCTCCGTCGCCCGCACCCCAGCAGCACCAACACACAACCACACAACAGGTCCCTGTGA
- a CDS encoding Translocation protein Sec62, putative: protein MDGQRKDMFKVKRAIRAIESPAYAKAASKKNSLLPPVTDRASAENVFKLLPLSLLALRVSKVDPHEGHNHAKPKNRTKGLWTVKIEQHQETDPMMHYVWLYDGPQWKQKAMAAAVVVGIFAVVLFPLWPMIMRQGVWYLSVGLMGLLGLFFAMAIFRLILFCITVFTVPPGLWLFPNLFEDVGFFDSFKPLWGWQETKKSKKSGKSKVSTSASAQVTAAAPSANAPSATTASAEPTSTPSVVAARRGLTASVEEGEE, encoded by the exons ATGGACGGACAGCGCAAGGACATGTTCAAGG TCAAGCGCGCAATCCGGGCCATTGAATCCCCCGCCTATGCCAAAGCCGCCTCCAAGAAAAACTCCCTTCTCCCCCCAGTGACCGACCGCGCCTCTGCCGAGAATGTTTTTAAGCTTCTTCCGCTTTCCCTTTTGGCTCTCCGAGTGAGCAAGGTTGATCCCCATGAAGGACACAACCATGCCAAGCCTAAGAACCGCACCAAGGGTCTATGGACCGTGAAGATCGAACAGCACCAGGAGACCGACCCCATGATGCATTATGTTTGGTTGTATGATGGCCCACAGTGGAAGCAAAAGGCCATGGCTGCCGCTGTGGTCGTGGGTATCTTCGCCGTTGTTCTGTTCCCGTTGTGGCCTATGATTATGCGTCAGGGAGTGTGGTATCTGAGTGTTGGCTTGATGGGACTGTTGGGTCTCTTCTTCGCCATGGCTATCTTCCGCTTGATTCTATTCTGCATTACTGTCTTCACCGTGCCCCCGGGTCTCTGGCTATTCCCCAATCTGTTCGAGGATGTCGGGTTCTTTGACAGCTTCAAGCCTCTATGGGGCTGGCAAGAG AcaaaaaagagcaaaaagTCTGGAAAATCCAAGGTCTCAACCTCTGCTTCCGCCCAAGTAACCGCAGCTGCTCCCTCAGCAAACGCCCCCTCGGCAACCACAGCCTCCGCCGAGCCTACTTCTACTCCGTCCGTAGTCGCCGCGCGACGCGGTCTGACCGCAAGTGTGGAAGAGGGGGAGGAGTAG